One Streptomyces sp. NBC_00102 DNA segment encodes these proteins:
- a CDS encoding sulfatase-like hydrolase/transferase: MASRDPYRPNVLLILSDDQGPWAMGCAGNDEIRTPHLDALADRGVRFSRFFCTSPVCSPARASLFTGELPSQHGVHDWLSYHHAGRTGIDFLSGRTLFTDVFADAGYRLGLSGKWHLGANDRPRKGFVHWYAHESGGGPYYGAPLYRDGVRTEEPSYLTDALADDAREFLTAESDRPEPFHLSLHFTAPHKPWKGQHPSEYTELYEDCAFDSCPQGPAHPWQPVDENGAPVGGESDTREALIGYFAATTAMDAAIGRVLDRLDALGLTESTLVIFTSDNGFNAGHHGIWGKGNGTFPQNMYDSSVLVPCLMSQPGRIPAGRHSEALLSQYDVLPTLVEHLGIDHHHDPALPGRSFADILAGTEDGSADPAGGETAAGADRERVVVYDEYGPVRMIRTRDRKYVHRYPHGPHEFYDLVADPGEERNLAGDPSRAEERIALAARLDAWFARYVDPAQDGARLPVTGSGQRTPVTPGSLPTAFEPAPDGAARGSTS, encoded by the coding sequence ATGGCCAGTCGTGACCCGTACCGCCCCAACGTCCTGCTGATCCTCTCGGACGACCAGGGGCCGTGGGCCATGGGCTGCGCGGGCAACGACGAGATCCGCACCCCGCACCTGGACGCGCTCGCGGACCGCGGGGTCCGTTTCAGTCGCTTCTTCTGCACCTCCCCGGTCTGCTCACCGGCCCGCGCCTCACTCTTCACCGGCGAACTGCCGTCCCAGCACGGGGTGCACGACTGGCTCTCGTACCATCACGCGGGCCGGACGGGCATCGACTTCCTGTCCGGCCGGACCCTCTTCACCGATGTCTTCGCCGACGCCGGCTACCGCCTCGGCCTCAGCGGCAAGTGGCACCTGGGCGCCAACGACCGCCCCCGCAAGGGGTTCGTGCACTGGTACGCCCACGAGAGCGGCGGCGGCCCGTACTACGGCGCGCCGCTCTACCGCGACGGCGTCCGCACCGAGGAGCCGTCGTACCTCACCGACGCGCTCGCCGACGACGCGCGGGAGTTCCTCACCGCCGAGTCCGACCGCCCGGAGCCCTTCCATCTCTCCCTGCACTTCACCGCCCCGCACAAACCGTGGAAGGGCCAGCACCCGTCCGAGTACACGGAGTTGTACGAGGACTGCGCCTTCGACAGCTGCCCGCAGGGCCCCGCGCACCCCTGGCAGCCCGTCGACGAGAACGGCGCTCCGGTCGGCGGCGAGAGCGACACCCGCGAGGCATTGATTGGCTATTTCGCCGCCACCACCGCGATGGACGCCGCCATCGGCAGGGTGCTCGACCGGCTCGACGCGCTCGGCCTCACCGAATCCACCCTGGTGATATTCACCAGCGACAACGGCTTCAACGCCGGACACCACGGCATCTGGGGCAAGGGCAACGGCACCTTCCCGCAGAACATGTACGACAGCTCGGTGCTCGTCCCCTGCCTCATGTCCCAGCCCGGCCGCATCCCGGCGGGCCGGCACAGCGAGGCGCTGCTCTCCCAGTACGACGTACTGCCGACGCTCGTGGAACACCTCGGCATCGACCACCACCACGACCCCGCCCTCCCGGGCCGCTCCTTCGCGGACATCCTGGCGGGCACGGAGGACGGTTCCGCAGACCCCGCGGGCGGGGAGACCGCGGCCGGTGCCGACCGTGAACGGGTCGTCGTCTACGACGAGTACGGCCCGGTCCGCATGATCCGCACCCGGGACCGCAAGTACGTCCACCGCTACCCGCACGGACCGCACGAGTTCTACGACCTGGTCGCCGACCCGGGCGAGGAGCGGAACCTCGCCGGCGACCCGTCCCGCGCCGAGGAGCGCATCGCCCTCGCCGCCCGCCTGGACGCCTGGTTCGCACGGTACGTCGACCCCGCCCAGGACGGCGCCCGGCTACCGGTCACCGGCTCGGGCCAGCGGACCCCGGTCACCCCCGGCTCGCTGCCGACGGCCTTCGAGCCTGCTCCGGACGGCGCCGCCCGAGGCAGCACCTCCTGA